The Polynucleobacter necessarius genome has a window encoding:
- a CDS encoding cryptochrome/photolyase family protein: MKKLVLILGDQLDINSPVLKNLNPQADQVVMIESADEAQYVWSHKAKIALFLSAMRHFAKELEGLGIPLQYIKQSPKSIADTLREILKKDNCTHLVCLEPGEYRLKCEIETLTSELGIELEMQEDPHFYCSRHEFSNWVAGKKELRLEYFYRLMRKTHNILVDKEGNPEGGQWNFDRDNRKPFPKKGPGLIPPPELFEPDAITKAVLIEVEERYSDHPGSLAHFQWPVTRQQALQAFEGFVEHRLATFGIYEDAMWTDTPFGWHSLLSSSLNLKLFNPREVINAVLLAWKKDDLELATVEGFIRQILGWREFVRGMYYLDMPQMAEDNFYDHRNPSPNWYWTGKTNMKCMQEAIGQTLQYGYAHHIQRLMVTGNFALLAEILPKEVCDWYLAIYIDAIEWVELPNTAGMALFASGGRFTSKPYIASGAYIKRMSNYCDSCQYKPDVRFGEGACPMTNLYWSFLIKHRQQFEVSPRIRLMTANLSRISDADQHEIQLHAKGLLKDLSSL, encoded by the coding sequence TTGAAGAAGCTTGTTCTCATTCTGGGTGATCAGCTAGATATTAATAGTCCGGTATTAAAAAATCTCAATCCTCAGGCTGATCAGGTAGTCATGATTGAGTCTGCGGATGAGGCTCAGTATGTTTGGTCCCATAAGGCAAAAATTGCTTTGTTTTTGTCGGCTATGCGTCACTTCGCTAAGGAGTTAGAGGGGCTTGGTATACCGCTGCAATATATCAAGCAATCCCCCAAATCGATTGCTGACACATTGCGGGAAATTCTGAAAAAAGATAACTGCACTCATTTAGTTTGTCTTGAGCCTGGGGAGTATCGACTCAAGTGTGAGATTGAAACATTAACCTCTGAATTAGGTATTGAGTTAGAGATGCAGGAGGATCCCCATTTCTATTGTTCACGCCATGAATTTTCTAACTGGGTTGCAGGCAAAAAAGAGTTGCGTTTGGAGTATTTCTATCGACTCATGCGCAAGACCCACAACATCCTGGTTGATAAAGAAGGCAATCCAGAGGGTGGGCAGTGGAACTTCGATCGAGATAATCGCAAACCCTTCCCTAAGAAGGGGCCAGGCCTTATTCCGCCTCCAGAATTATTTGAACCAGATGCGATTACTAAAGCCGTATTGATTGAAGTAGAAGAGCGTTACTCGGATCACCCTGGATCGCTGGCTCACTTTCAGTGGCCGGTGACTCGCCAACAAGCACTCCAAGCATTCGAGGGATTTGTTGAGCACCGCTTAGCGACCTTCGGTATCTATGAAGATGCGATGTGGACAGATACACCTTTTGGTTGGCATTCCCTACTATCGAGTTCGCTGAATTTAAAGTTATTCAACCCCAGAGAAGTTATTAATGCCGTTTTACTGGCTTGGAAAAAAGATGACTTGGAGTTGGCGACAGTAGAAGGCTTTATTCGTCAGATTCTAGGTTGGCGAGAATTTGTGCGCGGCATGTACTACCTTGATATGCCCCAAATGGCTGAGGATAATTTTTACGACCATCGCAATCCATCACCCAATTGGTATTGGACTGGTAAAACGAATATGAAATGTATGCAAGAGGCGATAGGGCAGACTTTGCAGTATGGCTATGCTCATCATATTCAGCGCTTGATGGTGACGGGTAACTTTGCCTTGCTCGCAGAAATTCTGCCAAAAGAGGTGTGTGATTGGTATCTGGCTATTTATATCGATGCGATTGAGTGGGTGGAGTTGCCTAATACGGCGGGCATGGCCTTATTTGCGAGTGGCGGTCGCTTTACCAGCAAGCCCTATATTGCGAGTGGCGCCTACATTAAGAGAATGAGCAACTATTGCGACTCTTGCCAATATAAGCCTGATGTCCGGTTTGGGGAAGGCGCTTGCCCGATGACCAACCTCTATTGGAGTTTCTTAATAAAGCATCGTCAGCAGTTTGAGGTTAGCCCTCGGATCAGACTCATGACTGCCAACTTATCCCGTATTAGCGATGCTGATCAGCACGAAATCCAGCTGCATGCCAAAGGGCTTCTGAAGGATTTAAGCTCCCTATAG
- a CDS encoding DUF3833 domain-containing protein → MRKIHVVSKCLGACLIAFGLFGCSSPSVTQYANEKPNLDLSEYFNGTIDAYGIFTDRSGEVKKRFTVLLVAQWKVVDGKKVGTLDESFKYSDGTKQKRIWTLTETAPGKYIGRADDVVGDALGESAGNALNWAYTLALPVDGTIYHVQFNDWMYLVTPKAMLNKAKMSKFGIDLGEVTLSFYKR, encoded by the coding sequence ATGCGCAAGATTCATGTCGTTTCAAAGTGCTTGGGTGCTTGCTTGATTGCATTCGGTCTATTTGGCTGTTCTTCACCTTCGGTAACGCAGTACGCTAATGAGAAACCCAATTTAGATCTGAGTGAATACTTTAATGGCACCATAGATGCCTATGGAATTTTTACCGATCGAAGCGGCGAAGTTAAAAAGCGATTTACGGTTCTCTTGGTGGCACAGTGGAAAGTTGTTGATGGTAAAAAAGTGGGCACCCTCGATGAAAGCTTTAAATATTCCGATGGCACTAAGCAAAAACGTATCTGGACTTTGACTGAAACTGCTCCTGGTAAATATATTGGCAGGGCAGATGATGTGGTGGGTGATGCGTTGGGTGAATCAGCGGGTAATGCCCTTAACTGGGCTTACACCTTGGCATTGCCAGTAGACGGCACAATTTATCACGTGCAATTTAACGATTGGATGTACCTTGTCACACCCAAGGCCATGCTGAATAAAGCCAAGATGAGTAAATTTGGAATTGATCTTGGTGAGGTTACCTTGAGCTTTTATAAGCGCTAA
- a CDS encoding chalcone isomerase family protein, which yields MKLSRILVITLALGAATPVSFAKEPPHIKSMMGQTQLQGLGRLNFWGFHVYDANLYRGAAKDSQEFALELKYQRAFSGEAIANRTADEMKSLGVSDAQATSWGKELAGILPNVEPGQTIAAVYIPRQGTSFFYEGRKLSQIQGADFAKAFFGIWLDSKTSVPKLRTELLGRGCPPPLISGAC from the coding sequence ATGAAGCTCTCTCGTATATTGGTAATCACCTTAGCCCTTGGCGCAGCTACTCCTGTGAGTTTCGCTAAAGAGCCGCCGCATATTAAAAGTATGATGGGTCAAACCCAATTGCAGGGGCTGGGCAGACTCAACTTTTGGGGCTTTCATGTTTATGATGCCAATCTATATCGTGGTGCCGCTAAGGATTCTCAAGAGTTCGCACTCGAGCTGAAGTATCAGAGGGCATTCTCAGGTGAGGCAATTGCCAACCGTACGGCTGATGAAATGAAAAGCTTGGGTGTTTCCGATGCCCAAGCAACATCTTGGGGTAAGGAGCTGGCAGGCATTCTCCCTAACGTGGAGCCTGGCCAGACTATTGCTGCTGTTTATATTCCTAGGCAGGGCACCAGCTTCTTTTATGAGGGCAGGAAGCTATCGCAAATTCAGGGTGCTGATTTTGCGAAAGCCTTTTTTGGCATTTGGTTGGACTCAAAAACAAGTGTCCCAAAACTCAGGACAGAACTCTTGGGACGGGGCTGCCCACCACCACTCATTTCAGGAGCATGTTAA
- a CDS encoding thiol-disulfide oxidoreductase DCC family protein, translating into MKKLTMFYDGLCPLCQAEIQFLSGRNQAGLLSFVDINSEQYAPDRVGVSCDQALASMCAQYDDGELIQGVEVFSAAYSRANLPKLAWLFSRPTLKPIWNMGYRFFAKHRHAISALLGPLALRLVNRKA; encoded by the coding sequence ATGAAAAAGCTGACCATGTTCTATGACGGACTGTGCCCTTTATGCCAGGCAGAAATTCAGTTTCTTTCTGGACGTAATCAAGCAGGCTTGCTCAGCTTCGTGGATATTAATTCGGAGCAATATGCCCCTGATCGTGTTGGTGTCTCTTGCGACCAAGCTTTGGCTTCTATGTGCGCCCAATATGATGATGGAGAGCTGATCCAAGGAGTAGAGGTATTTTCAGCGGCCTATAGCCGGGCCAATCTTCCTAAATTGGCATGGCTATTTTCTAGGCCAACACTCAAGCCGATTTGGAATATGGGCTATCGATTCTTCGCAAAGCATCGCCATGCCATTTCAGCTCTACTGGGACCGCTTGCTTTGCGACTGGTGAATAGAAAGGCATAA
- a CDS encoding TIGR03643 family protein — MTSRLPQTLSEADLSRLIEMAWEDRTPFDAIELTFGYSEPQVIALMRKQLKRNSFELWRKRVTGRATKHLALRSKLVNRAYCATQYKQKSAS; from the coding sequence ATGACATCACGACTACCCCAGACGCTTTCAGAAGCGGACCTCTCAAGGTTGATTGAGATGGCCTGGGAGGATCGCACGCCTTTTGATGCTATCGAACTTACTTTTGGGTATTCAGAGCCCCAAGTGATTGCTTTGATGAGAAAGCAGCTGAAACGCAACTCCTTTGAATTGTGGCGTAAGAGGGTGACTGGCAGAGCAACTAAGCATCTCGCCCTACGCAGTAAATTGGTAAACCGCGCTTACTGCGCAACTCAGTACAAGCAAAAATCGGCATCATGA
- a CDS encoding SDR family NAD(P)-dependent oxidoreductase has product MPLLPNSFRALVIGSSGTIGSAFMELLEQHPACTKVIGIHRNSANPIDYQDLNTIEEAAKALSGEAPFQLIINTIGILHSPDWMPEKKLDDLNAEQLQLLMQMNAIGPGLTIKHFSKLLDPANSVMATLSAKVGSIEDNRLGGWYSYRASKAALNMLIKTASIEFSRTKPNTALVALHPGTVNSRLSKPFKGEQIGRPPLDAANDMLNVLLSLNKEDSGSFITYSGERLPW; this is encoded by the coding sequence ATGCCATTACTTCCAAATTCCTTCCGCGCACTCGTGATTGGCTCATCCGGAACCATCGGCTCTGCCTTCATGGAATTGCTGGAACAGCATCCCGCATGCACGAAAGTAATAGGCATACATCGAAACTCTGCCAATCCGATTGATTACCAAGATCTCAACACCATTGAAGAGGCAGCAAAAGCTCTTTCAGGAGAGGCGCCTTTTCAGCTGATCATCAATACCATCGGCATATTGCACTCTCCTGATTGGATGCCAGAAAAGAAACTAGATGATCTCAATGCCGAGCAATTGCAGCTGTTGATGCAAATGAACGCCATTGGTCCTGGATTAACTATCAAGCACTTTTCTAAGTTACTGGATCCAGCCAACTCGGTTATGGCAACGCTCTCTGCAAAGGTTGGGAGCATTGAAGACAATCGTCTCGGCGGCTGGTATAGCTACCGCGCCTCTAAGGCAGCACTCAATATGCTGATCAAGACGGCATCGATTGAATTCTCCAGAACTAAACCCAACACTGCACTTGTGGCACTTCACCCGGGGACAGTGAATTCTCGCTTATCAAAACCGTTTAAGGGCGAGCAAATTGGTAGACCTCCTTTGGATGCCGCCAACGATATGTTGAATGTTCTTCTCTCGCTCAACAAAG